A part of Verrucomicrobiota bacterium genomic DNA contains:
- a CDS encoding glycoside hydrolase family 16 protein — translation MRLLPCLGLCVSLCAFGAAESDRLRAGVPLVGKPTVLACLFSQPACRPDYGVKITYRWDAKPLDRDYKAFVHIKDATGKIMLQDDHDLPTPTSQWSGPVAYTRTLVMPSGITPGEYKIQIGLYAPKVNGRPALTPGNGVTALAEDQCQIGVLKVTADAPIPALGAPTLNLEGYHVTFDEDFKDKELSVSAWGPGTRWIAHTPYNGDFGDARFANPTNNFPFTVENGILRIEARKTDKRWQSGLLSSVDRTANGFAQQYGYFEMRAKFPKGPGTWPAFWLLGVPKLKDKSATGIEIDVVEQYGVHPNSLHVNLHWWFPDKKHRSDGDKFILSGMADDFHRYGVLVTPDWITYYFDGVELRRIKTPEEAKVPMYLLVDLALGGGWPIDKTPNPSFMYVDYIRAWAK, via the coding sequence ATGCGATTACTACCCTGCCTCGGGCTCTGTGTCTCCCTATGCGCATTTGGTGCTGCGGAGTCCGATCGTCTCCGTGCCGGCGTGCCGTTAGTCGGCAAACCCACGGTGCTCGCGTGCCTCTTCTCGCAGCCGGCGTGCCGCCCGGATTACGGCGTCAAAATCACCTACCGCTGGGATGCCAAGCCCTTGGACCGGGATTACAAAGCCTTTGTGCATATCAAGGATGCCACTGGAAAAATCATGCTTCAGGATGACCATGATTTACCCACGCCCACCTCGCAATGGTCCGGACCGGTGGCCTACACCCGCACCCTCGTGATGCCCTCGGGAATCACCCCGGGTGAATACAAAATCCAAATCGGCCTCTACGCACCCAAAGTCAATGGCCGCCCCGCCCTCACACCGGGGAATGGCGTGACCGCCCTCGCGGAGGACCAATGCCAGATCGGCGTGCTGAAAGTCACCGCCGATGCGCCCATCCCCGCGCTGGGCGCGCCCACCCTGAACCTGGAGGGCTACCACGTCACCTTTGACGAAGATTTCAAAGACAAAGAATTGAGCGTCTCCGCTTGGGGCCCGGGCACCCGCTGGATCGCCCACACCCCCTACAACGGCGACTTTGGCGACGCCCGGTTTGCCAATCCCACCAATAACTTCCCCTTCACCGTCGAGAACGGCATCCTGCGCATCGAAGCGCGCAAGACCGATAAACGCTGGCAGTCCGGACTCCTCTCCTCCGTGGATCGCACCGCCAACGGCTTCGCCCAACAATACGGCTACTTTGAAATGCGGGCCAAGTTCCCCAAAGGTCCGGGCACTTGGCCCGCCTTCTGGCTGCTGGGCGTGCCCAAGCTCAAGGACAAATCGGCCACCGGCATCGAAATTGACGTGGTGGAACAATACGGCGTTCACCCCAACAGCCTGCACGTCAACCTGCACTGGTGGTTTCCGGACAAGAAGCACCGCAGCGACGGCGACAAATTCATCCTCAGCGGCATGGCCGACGACTTTCACCGCTACGGCGTCCTGGTGACCCCGGACTGGATCACCTACTACTTCGACGGCGTGGAACTGCGCCGGATCAAAACCCCGGAAGAAGCCAAAGTCCCCATGTACCTGCTGGTGGACCTGGCCCTTGGTGGCGGTTGGCCGATTGACAAAACCCCCAACCCCTCCTTCATGTACGTGGACTACATCCGCGCCTGGGCCAAGTGA
- a CDS encoding FkbM family methyltransferase, translating to MSGVIAKLLVRNYCFVHGTLKLPGAGLLLRRCLPFVRGLWDYPLHIPEVGTARLDFRDDGAFGMLNVVLGDYGHNTHLFRCFDRLVKPNQVLWDIGANIGYFSLYFALQPRQLQRLHSFEPNPAALTTLQSLFQNHPWVTVHPVGLGMTDQELTMSVPPGATPCGSLVRELPNGRKVLIQVRHGDRYAREQKIDLPDLIKIDVEGYELEVLAGLSGIIAAKRPVIIFEHGLLSDNQFSQIQHKVPPDYLLNLLSDVGVPVADLTRRNVGNDAILVPKEKRAILEKLAA from the coding sequence ATGAGCGGTGTGATCGCAAAGCTGCTGGTTCGTAATTACTGTTTTGTCCATGGCACACTGAAGCTGCCCGGGGCTGGACTGCTACTCCGTCGCTGCCTGCCGTTCGTGCGTGGCTTGTGGGACTACCCACTCCATATCCCGGAAGTGGGCACGGCGCGGCTGGATTTCCGCGACGACGGGGCATTCGGCATGCTGAATGTGGTGCTGGGGGATTACGGACATAACACGCATTTGTTCCGGTGCTTCGACCGGCTGGTAAAACCGAATCAGGTGCTGTGGGACATCGGAGCCAACATCGGCTATTTCAGCCTGTATTTTGCGCTGCAGCCCCGGCAACTGCAACGGCTGCACTCGTTTGAGCCGAACCCCGCCGCGTTGACGACCCTGCAGTCGCTGTTTCAAAATCATCCATGGGTGACGGTGCATCCGGTGGGGCTGGGCATGACCGATCAGGAACTGACCATGAGCGTGCCGCCCGGGGCCACGCCGTGCGGCTCTCTGGTGCGCGAGCTGCCTAACGGGCGGAAGGTGCTGATCCAGGTGCGCCACGGTGACCGTTATGCTCGAGAACAGAAAATTGACCTGCCCGATCTGATCAAGATTGACGTGGAAGGGTACGAACTTGAGGTGCTTGCCGGGTTAAGCGGAATCATCGCTGCCAAGCGACCGGTGATCATTTTTGAGCATGGCCTGCTTTCGGATAATCAATTTTCCCAAATTCAACACAAGGTGCCGCCTGATTATCTGTTGAACCTGCTGAGCGATGTCGGGGTGCCGGTAGCGGATCTTACCCGGAGAAATGTGGGGAATGACGCCATTTTGGTGCCGAAAGAAAAGCGCGCCATTTTGGAAAAATTAGCGGCCTAA
- a CDS encoding DUF1080 domain-containing protein: MKFWTQRIGGLMAGALLAVGATAFAADTPFKGYWALTIPGGGAGWLGVEEKDGKLKGSLLWGGGSVLPVTSVEVADDALVVKRVSEQKKKDATGKEKKTKVTETITAKLSGDDMKLVTVKVGEDGKEFGRAEFTGKRVPPLPAKPDLAKVKFGAPIALMNGKDLTGWRLINPNNANGWSVADGVLMNRPVQEEGKPHKSYGNIRTEAEFEDFNLTTEVRTLKGSNSGIYLRGIYEIQVLDSYGKPLDPHNMGALYSRICPTVSAEKPVGEWQTMDITLVDRHLTVILNGQKIIDNHPVLGCTGGALTSDVSKPGPIYLQGDHSSIDYRNMVLRPVIR; the protein is encoded by the coding sequence ATGAAATTCTGGACTCAACGAATCGGCGGCCTGATGGCCGGTGCTTTACTGGCAGTTGGGGCAACCGCCTTCGCGGCGGACACTCCCTTCAAGGGTTATTGGGCGCTGACCATCCCGGGCGGTGGCGCTGGCTGGTTGGGCGTCGAGGAAAAGGATGGTAAACTCAAAGGCAGTCTCCTTTGGGGGGGCGGCAGCGTGTTGCCCGTGACCAGCGTGGAGGTGGCGGACGATGCGTTGGTTGTCAAACGCGTCAGTGAACAGAAGAAGAAGGACGCCACTGGCAAAGAGAAAAAGACCAAGGTCACCGAAACCATCACGGCCAAGCTGTCCGGCGATGACATGAAACTGGTAACCGTGAAAGTCGGGGAAGACGGCAAGGAGTTTGGTCGCGCGGAATTCACCGGCAAACGCGTTCCGCCCCTGCCGGCCAAACCGGACCTTGCCAAAGTCAAGTTTGGCGCGCCGATTGCCCTGATGAATGGGAAGGACCTGACCGGCTGGCGGTTGATCAACCCCAACAATGCGAATGGCTGGAGCGTGGCGGACGGGGTGTTGATGAACCGCCCAGTCCAAGAGGAAGGCAAACCGCACAAGAGTTATGGCAATATTCGCACCGAGGCGGAATTTGAAGATTTCAATCTAACCACCGAGGTACGCACGCTAAAAGGCAGCAACAGTGGCATTTATCTGCGCGGCATCTATGAAATTCAGGTGCTCGATAGCTACGGCAAGCCGCTTGACCCGCACAATATGGGTGCCCTCTACAGCCGCATTTGCCCCACCGTATCGGCGGAAAAACCGGTCGGCGAGTGGCAAACCATGGATATTACCTTGGTGGACCGTCATTTAACCGTGATCCTCAACGGCCAGAAAATCATTGATAACCATCCGGTACTTGGCTGCACTGGCGGCGCGCTCACCTCGGATGTGTCAAAGCCCGGCCCTATTTACCTGCAAGGCGACCATTCGAGCATAGATTACCGGAATATGGTATTGCGCCCGGTGATTCGCTAA
- the infC gene encoding translation initiation factor IF-3 has product MSHPHASRNQGSASAFVRVNGKIRAREVRVIGADGKQIGVIQLNDALQMARAHGLDLVEIAPTAVPPVCRIVDFGKYRYEIAKRDKESKKHQHANKVKEVQLSPNISEHDFGVKKGHAIDFLCEDMKVKITLKFRGREMMHQEFGFQVVNKFLKELAPWGQPDFTPKLMGRGLNAMISPLPRSKRAKNPNEGQRPMPSELDVPDEEDQEEEERDEYEVNSPESQPGDNRPPRPVQPEKPNGFTNNPFANLNPALNA; this is encoded by the coding sequence GTGAGCCACCCTCACGCTTCACGTAATCAAGGGTCCGCCAGCGCCTTCGTCAGGGTCAACGGTAAAATCCGTGCCCGTGAGGTCCGGGTGATTGGCGCTGACGGCAAACAAATTGGTGTCATTCAACTCAATGACGCGCTGCAAATGGCCCGCGCCCATGGCTTGGATTTGGTGGAAATAGCGCCTACCGCAGTTCCGCCGGTCTGCCGAATCGTGGACTTCGGCAAATACCGGTACGAGATTGCCAAGCGCGACAAAGAGTCCAAGAAGCATCAGCACGCCAACAAGGTCAAGGAGGTCCAGTTGAGCCCGAACATCAGCGAGCACGATTTCGGGGTCAAAAAGGGACATGCCATTGACTTTTTGTGCGAGGATATGAAGGTGAAGATCACCCTCAAATTCCGCGGGCGCGAAATGATGCATCAGGAATTTGGCTTCCAAGTGGTCAATAAATTCCTGAAGGAACTGGCCCCTTGGGGGCAGCCGGACTTCACGCCGAAGCTGATGGGGCGCGGCTTGAACGCGATGATCAGCCCGCTGCCGCGTTCCAAGCGCGCCAAGAATCCCAATGAGGGGCAACGACCGATGCCATCCGAGTTGGACGTGCCGGACGAGGAGGATCAAGAGGAGGAGGAGCGGGATGAGTACGAGGTTAACTCGCCTGAATCCCAACCGGGGGATAACCGACCACCGCGTCCCGTTCAGCCTGAAAAGCCCAATGGCTTTACCAATAATCCGTTTGCCAACCTGAATCCGGCTTTGAACGCCTGA
- a CDS encoding DNA topoisomerase III has protein sequence MGKALIIAEKPSVASDIAKALGGFKKHDDYFESDQFVLSSAIGHLLEICPPEGVEVTRGKWSFAHLPVIPPHFDLRPHEKTKSRLNLLQKLIKRKEVDALINACDAGREGELIFRYIVKYADAKQPIKRLWLQSMTPAAIKEGFATLRSDAEMLPLADAATCRSESDWLVGINGTRAMTAFNSKSGGFHLTTVGRVQTPTLAILVEREQRIRDFVSRDYWEVHATFSAHAGTYDGRWFDEKFSKDKDDADLKPERVWDQAKALAIQAKCLGKPGVVTEESKPTTQLSPLLYDLTSLQREANGRFGFSAKQTLSIAQALYERHKVLTYPRTDSRALPEDYLGTVRKTMEAMDGTAYAPFAGTILKQGWVRPNKRVFNNAKVSDHFAIIPTMLPPKHLSEAEAKVYDMVAKRFLAVFFPAAEFQVTTRITRVEGEPFKSEGKVMINAGWMAIYGKEAESGDTPNLVPVVPNEQVDTTKIEVESNRTKPPARLTEATLLSAMEGAGKLIEDEELREAMAEKGLGTPATRASIIEGLIYEKYIHRNGRELQPTAKAFSLITLLNGLGIPELTRPELTGDWEFQLKQMERGTLKREVFMREIAEITKHMVAQAKSYESDTIPGDFGQLKVPCPKCGGLVKETYKKFQCTKCDFAFWKIIAGRQFEESEAEDLLSKGVVGPLQGFRSQKGFPFAAIMRLGPAPEFKIGFDFGNDESKDAANGGQPAAPVDFTGKEPLGKCPKCGGNVFENGMNFVCEKAVDAKKACKFKTGAIILQQAVDSEQIKKLLATRQTDLLTKFVSKKTGRTFEAYLVLDKDGDVKFKFAERKARGKAAKDDKPKEPAAKLDFTGLTPIGQCPKCGSRVFESPTDYICEKSQAETKPCKFKSGKEILHQAVDRDQMKKLLETGRTDLLTQFMSRKTGRTFKAFLVLKEKGKVEFEFPEREEA, from the coding sequence ATGGGCAAGGCCTTAATAATTGCGGAAAAACCGTCCGTGGCCAGCGACATCGCCAAGGCGCTGGGCGGTTTTAAGAAACATGACGATTATTTCGAGAGCGACCAGTTTGTGCTCTCGTCAGCCATCGGTCATTTGCTGGAAATCTGTCCACCAGAGGGTGTTGAAGTGACGCGTGGTAAATGGAGTTTTGCGCATCTGCCGGTCATTCCGCCACATTTCGACCTGCGCCCGCACGAGAAGACCAAGTCGCGCCTGAACCTGTTGCAGAAGCTCATCAAGCGCAAGGAAGTGGATGCCCTCATTAACGCGTGCGACGCCGGACGGGAGGGGGAACTGATCTTCCGCTACATCGTCAAGTATGCGGATGCCAAACAGCCGATCAAGCGGCTGTGGCTTCAATCCATGACCCCCGCCGCCATCAAGGAGGGGTTTGCCACGTTGCGCAGTGATGCCGAAATGCTGCCGCTGGCTGACGCGGCTACCTGCCGTTCGGAATCGGACTGGCTGGTGGGGATTAACGGCACCCGGGCCATGACGGCGTTTAACTCCAAGAGCGGCGGTTTTCATCTCACCACAGTGGGACGCGTACAGACGCCCACCCTGGCCATCCTGGTTGAGCGCGAGCAGCGCATCCGTGACTTTGTGTCGCGTGACTACTGGGAAGTTCACGCTACATTTTCCGCACACGCCGGCACGTATGACGGGCGCTGGTTTGATGAGAAATTCTCCAAGGACAAGGACGACGCTGATCTTAAGCCGGAGCGGGTATGGGATCAGGCCAAGGCCTTGGCAATTCAAGCCAAGTGTCTGGGCAAACCGGGAGTGGTGACGGAGGAAAGCAAGCCCACCACGCAATTGTCACCGCTGCTTTATGATCTGACCTCGCTGCAGCGTGAGGCTAACGGGCGCTTTGGGTTTTCCGCCAAGCAGACGCTCTCTATCGCGCAGGCGTTGTATGAACGGCACAAGGTGCTGACGTATCCGCGTACCGATTCTCGCGCGCTCCCCGAGGATTATCTTGGGACCGTGCGAAAGACGATGGAAGCGATGGATGGCACCGCTTATGCGCCGTTTGCCGGAACGATTCTGAAACAAGGCTGGGTGCGCCCCAACAAGCGGGTGTTCAACAATGCCAAAGTGTCGGATCACTTTGCCATTATCCCCACCATGCTGCCGCCCAAGCACCTGAGCGAGGCGGAAGCCAAGGTTTATGACATGGTTGCCAAACGCTTCCTGGCGGTGTTCTTCCCGGCGGCGGAATTCCAGGTGACCACGCGGATTACCCGGGTGGAAGGCGAGCCGTTCAAGAGCGAAGGCAAGGTGATGATTAACGCCGGGTGGATGGCCATTTACGGGAAAGAGGCGGAATCCGGGGATACCCCCAACCTCGTGCCGGTGGTCCCCAACGAACAGGTGGATACGACCAAAATTGAGGTCGAATCCAACCGAACCAAGCCGCCGGCACGGCTCACGGAAGCCACGCTGCTTTCGGCCATGGAAGGCGCCGGGAAATTGATCGAAGACGAAGAGTTGCGCGAAGCCATGGCGGAAAAAGGTCTGGGCACTCCCGCTACGCGCGCCTCCATTATCGAAGGCCTGATTTACGAGAAATACATTCACCGTAACGGACGGGAATTGCAGCCAACCGCCAAGGCGTTTTCGCTGATCACGTTGCTGAATGGCTTGGGCATCCCCGAACTGACGCGTCCGGAACTAACCGGGGATTGGGAATTCCAGCTCAAGCAGATGGAGCGCGGCACCTTAAAGCGCGAGGTCTTCATGCGCGAAATTGCCGAGATCACCAAACACATGGTGGCCCAGGCAAAAAGCTACGAGAGCGACACGATTCCGGGCGATTTCGGCCAATTGAAAGTCCCGTGCCCGAAGTGCGGCGGGCTGGTGAAGGAAACGTACAAAAAGTTTCAGTGTACGAAGTGCGACTTTGCCTTTTGGAAAATCATCGCCGGACGCCAGTTTGAGGAGTCCGAGGCGGAGGACCTGCTCAGCAAGGGCGTGGTGGGACCGTTACAGGGATTCCGTAGCCAGAAAGGCTTCCCATTTGCCGCCATCATGCGGTTGGGGCCGGCACCCGAGTTTAAAATCGGATTCGATTTCGGTAATGATGAATCCAAGGATGCGGCTAATGGCGGACAGCCGGCGGCCCCGGTGGATTTTACCGGCAAGGAGCCGCTGGGCAAATGCCCGAAATGCGGCGGTAATGTCTTCGAGAACGGCATGAATTTCGTGTGCGAAAAAGCAGTGGACGCGAAAAAGGCCTGCAAGTTCAAGACTGGTGCCATCATTTTACAGCAGGCGGTGGATAGCGAGCAGATTAAAAAGTTGCTGGCTACCCGGCAAACCGATCTGCTGACCAAATTTGTCTCGAAAAAGACCGGGCGTACCTTTGAGGCGTACCTGGTGCTCGATAAGGATGGGGATGTGAAGTTCAAATTTGCCGAGCGCAAAGCGCGCGGCAAAGCGGCCAAGGACGACAAGCCCAAAGAGCCGGCTGCGAAGCTGGATTTCACCGGGTTGACGCCCATCGGCCAATGCCCCAAGTGCGGTAGCCGGGTATTTGAATCGCCAACGGATTATATCTGCGAGAAAAGCCAGGCGGAAACCAAACCCTGCAAATTTAAATCCGGTAAAGAAATATTGCACCAGGCAGTGGACCGTGACCAGATGAAGAAACTTCTGGAAACCGGTCGCACCGACCTGCTGACGCAGTTTATGTCACGCAAGACCGGCCGCACTTTCAAGGCGTTTCTCGTCTTAAAGGAAAAAGGCAAAGTCGAATTCGAGTTCCCGGAACGGGAAGAAGCGTAG